In a genomic window of Tissierella sp. Yu-01:
- a CDS encoding DUF554 domain-containing protein encodes MLGTIVNIIAIILGTLLGIFIKKGIKEKYKNTIIDGIGLSVAIIGITGAVETNNIILVIGSIVVGSIIGELIDIDLKLENLGDRLEQKFGKGDSNFSKGFVTASLVFVIGAMAIVGSLESGLSGNHETLFAKSILDGVMSVIFASTLGIGVAFSVFPVFIYQGSITLLANLVKDVLTPEVITEMSAVGGILILAIGINILGIKKIKVANMLPAIFVPIIYLALTNII; translated from the coding sequence ATGTTAGGCACAATAGTAAATATCATTGCAATTATTTTAGGGACTTTATTGGGAATTTTTATTAAAAAGGGTATAAAGGAAAAGTACAAGAACACAATAATTGATGGTATTGGACTTTCTGTAGCAATTATTGGTATAACTGGAGCGGTTGAAACAAATAATATTATATTAGTTATAGGTAGTATTGTGGTTGGTAGTATAATTGGAGAATTGATTGACATTGACCTAAAGCTAGAAAATCTAGGAGATAGATTGGAACAAAAATTCGGAAAAGGAGATTCTAATTTTTCTAAGGGGTTTGTTACGGCATCTTTGGTATTTGTCATAGGGGCTATGGCTATAGTAGGATCATTGGAGTCAGGACTTAGCGGAAATCATGAGACATTATTTGCAAAGTCAATCCTAGACGGAGTTATGTCAGTTATATTTGCATCAACCTTAGGTATAGGGGTAGCTTTTTCGGTTTTCCCAGTCTTTATTTATCAAGGGTCAATTACTCTTCTAGCTAATTTGGTGAAAGACGTTCTAACTCCAGAGGTAATTACTGAAATGTCTGCAGTAGGTGGTATATTAATTTTAGCAATTGGAATAAATATATTAGGTATTAAAAAGATAAAGGTAGCAAATATGCTGCCTGCCATATTTGTTCCAATTATTTACTTAGCATTAACTAACATAATATGA
- a CDS encoding co-chaperone GroES produces MSLKPLGDRVVIKKVEVEEKTKSGIVLPSAAKEQPSMAEVIAIGDEITNDEKKKDQIKVGDKVIFSKYAGTEIKVDGEEVTILKLSDILAVVE; encoded by the coding sequence GTGAGTTTAAAACCATTAGGAGACAGAGTAGTAATAAAGAAAGTTGAAGTAGAAGAAAAAACAAAGAGTGGCATTGTACTTCCAAGTGCTGCCAAAGAACAACCTTCAATGGCTGAAGTTATAGCTATCGGGGATGAAATAACAAATGACGAAAAGAAGAAAGATCAAATTAAAGTTGGAGATAAGGTAATATTCTCTAAATATGCTGGTACTGAGATAAAAGTAGACGGAGAAGAAGTAACTATTTTAAAATTAAGTGATATTTTAGCAGTAGTGGAATAA
- the groL gene encoding chaperonin GroEL (60 kDa chaperone family; promotes refolding of misfolded polypeptides especially under stressful conditions; forms two stacked rings of heptamers to form a barrel-shaped 14mer; ends can be capped by GroES; misfolded proteins enter the barrel where they are refolded when GroES binds), with the protein MAKEIKFGEEARRSMERGINTLADTVKVTLGPKGRNVVLDKKFGAPLITNDGVTIAREIELEDKYENMGAQLVKEVATKTNDVAGDGTTTATLLAQAIIREGLKNVAAGANPMIIQKGIKKAVNTAVEEIKNFSVKVETKEAIAQVAAISAADEEIGQLIADAMEKVGNDGVITVEESKSMGTTLDVVEGMQFDRGYVSAYMVTDTEKMVAEYENPYILITDKKITNIQEILPILEQIVQMGKPLVIIAEDIEGEAMATLVVNKLRGTFNCVAVKAPGFGDRRKEMLQDIAILTGGTVISEELGYDLKEATVEMLGRASKIKVDKENTVIVDGLGEQGEIKNRVNQIRAQLENTESEFDREKLQERLAKLAGGVAVIQVGAATETELKERKLRIEDALAATRAAVEEGMVPGGGTVLIDAIPAVAKLLEETSGDEKTGINIIVRALEEPVRQISANAGLEGSVIVEKVKEAGVGIGFNALTEEYVDMIKKGISDPTKVTRSALQNAASVAAMVLTTEGAVADVEKDDPAAAMAGMGGMGGMGGMM; encoded by the coding sequence ATGGCTAAAGAAATTAAATTCGGCGAAGAAGCTCGCCGTTCAATGGAAAGAGGAATTAATACATTAGCAGATACAGTTAAGGTAACATTAGGACCTAAGGGTAGAAATGTTGTTTTAGACAAAAAATTTGGAGCACCACTTATTACAAATGATGGTGTAACTATTGCTCGTGAAATTGAATTAGAAGATAAATATGAAAACATGGGTGCACAACTTGTTAAAGAAGTTGCAACTAAAACAAATGATGTAGCTGGAGATGGTACTACTACAGCAACTTTATTAGCTCAAGCTATCATTAGAGAAGGATTAAAAAACGTAGCTGCTGGTGCAAACCCAATGATTATTCAAAAAGGAATAAAAAAGGCTGTAAATACTGCTGTTGAAGAAATCAAGAATTTCTCAGTTAAAGTAGAAACTAAAGAAGCTATCGCTCAAGTTGCAGCTATTTCAGCAGCTGATGAAGAAATAGGTCAATTAATAGCTGACGCTATGGAGAAGGTAGGAAATGACGGAGTTATTACTGTTGAAGAATCAAAATCAATGGGAACTACTTTAGATGTTGTAGAAGGTATGCAATTTGATAGAGGATATGTTTCAGCTTACATGGTAACTGATACCGAAAAAATGGTAGCAGAATATGAAAATCCATATATCTTAATTACTGATAAGAAGATTACAAATATACAAGAAATCCTTCCAATATTAGAGCAAATCGTTCAAATGGGTAAACCATTAGTAATCATTGCTGAAGATATTGAAGGAGAAGCAATGGCTACATTAGTAGTTAATAAATTAAGAGGTACATTTAACTGTGTTGCTGTAAAAGCTCCAGGCTTCGGTGACAGAAGAAAAGAAATGCTTCAAGATATAGCTATTTTAACTGGTGGTACGGTAATCTCTGAAGAATTAGGCTATGATTTAAAAGAAGCTACAGTTGAAATGCTTGGTAGAGCATCAAAGATTAAAGTTGATAAAGAAAATACAGTAATCGTTGATGGATTAGGAGAACAAGGGGAAATCAAAAACAGAGTAAATCAAATAAGAGCTCAACTTGAAAATACAGAATCAGAATTTGATAGAGAAAAACTACAAGAAAGATTAGCTAAATTAGCAGGTGGAGTAGCAGTAATCCAAGTTGGTGCTGCAACTGAAACTGAATTAAAGGAAAGAAAATTAAGAATAGAAGATGCTCTGGCAGCAACTAGAGCAGCTGTTGAAGAAGGAATGGTACCAGGTGGTGGTACAGTTCTAATCGACGCTATACCTGCAGTTGCTAAACTACTAGAGGAGACTAGTGGAGATGAAAAGACTGGTATAAACATTATTGTAAGAGCATTAGAGGAACCAGTTAGACAAATTTCTGCTAATGCAGGATTGGAAGGCTCTGTAATAGTAGAAAAGGTTAAGGAAGCTGGTGTAGGTATTGGTTTCAACGCATTGACAGAAGAATATGTAGATATGATTAAGAAGGGCATTTCAGACCCAACTAAGGTAACTCGTTCTGCATTACAAAATGCTGCTAGTGTAGCTGCAATGGTATTAACTACTGAAGGTGCAGTAGCAGATGTAGAAAAAGACGACCCAGCTGCAGCAATGGCAGGAATGGGCGGCATGGGTGGAATGGGCGGAATGATGTAG
- a CDS encoding LysR family transcriptional regulator, translated as MDINHLEEFVAVAECGSINKAANKLYISQPHLSNIIKDLEKSIGFELFKRTNRGVKLTPAGEYFLKHSKTILNEIKALREFSPTCIKISDKLRVSMTKFTHTMESFNEVCDLSENIDEFTYVLNEGTTRDVIMDIAKGYTDVGVIHYDINEEKNIHTFLEKSELSWKTIARFKPEICISKHHDLIKQGKTITLDALKDYGFVRYLGQYEDFIYNITKKGHHMDLNNSNKIIYVYGRATLMQLISTTNCYTIGITEFDNQDPMFQVLSVPIEGCENSIQFEIITRKNAVLDKTAQKFIDNVTARYVRLSEKNRMQKTSE; from the coding sequence TTGGATATTAACCATTTAGAAGAATTCGTAGCAGTCGCTGAATGTGGATCAATAAATAAAGCAGCGAATAAGTTATACATATCACAGCCCCATTTAAGTAATATAATCAAAGATCTGGAAAAATCTATTGGATTTGAATTATTTAAACGCACAAACAGAGGCGTAAAGCTAACTCCTGCGGGAGAATATTTCCTTAAGCATTCTAAAACGATATTGAATGAAATAAAGGCTTTGAGGGAATTTTCACCTACTTGTATAAAAATTTCAGACAAGCTCCGGGTTTCAATGACTAAATTTACTCATACAATGGAAAGTTTTAATGAAGTATGTGACCTTAGTGAAAACATAGATGAATTTACTTACGTTCTTAATGAAGGAACTACTAGAGATGTTATCATGGACATTGCCAAAGGATATACGGATGTTGGTGTAATACATTACGATATTAATGAAGAGAAAAACATCCATACTTTTCTCGAAAAAAGTGAATTATCTTGGAAAACGATTGCTAGATTCAAACCAGAAATATGTATTTCCAAACATCATGATTTGATAAAGCAAGGAAAAACAATCACCCTTGACGCTCTTAAAGACTATGGTTTTGTACGATACCTTGGTCAATATGAGGACTTCATATATAATATAACAAAAAAGGGACACCATATGGATCTGAATAACTCCAATAAGATAATATACGTATATGGTCGCGCAACATTAATGCAGCTTATTTCCACTACCAACTGCTATACAATAGGCATTACAGAATTCGATAACCAGGACCCAATGTTCCAGGTTTTATCAGTTCCAATTGAAGGTTGTGAGAATAGTATTCAATTTGAGATAATAACAAGAAAAAATGCAGTTCTAGATAAAACTGCACAGAAATTTATAGATAATGTCACTGCACGATATGTTAGGCTATCTGAGAAAAATAGAATGCAAAAAACCTCCGAATAA
- the glsA gene encoding glutaminase A, which yields MKNIDVVLKEALEYSRKYIDKGNVATYIPELAKVDKNMLGASIVTVEGKRYHIGDCQHEFTMQSISKTIALIYALEHIGSKIVFSKVGMEPSGDPFNSMAKLETKDKYPSNPFINAGAITVAGLIADKYEFEDYLAFTRRLCGRDSIEVDENVYKSESETGMLNRSMAFFMKNNGIIETDVEKTLEFYFKMCSVKVNTDDLSNYASILSYGGVEPKSGIRLIDKEVLIVTKSLMATCGMYDGSGEFAIRVGMPAKSGVGGGIIASAENKMGISVFGPALDVQGNSIGGYHFLEYLSKELGLHYFSGELAQKYRKKVI from the coding sequence ATGAAAAATATTGATGTAGTATTAAAGGAAGCCCTAGAATATAGTCGTAAATACATAGATAAAGGGAATGTTGCTACATATATTCCTGAATTGGCTAAAGTGGACAAGAATATGCTTGGGGCTAGTATAGTAACCGTGGAAGGCAAGCGATATCACATAGGGGATTGTCAACATGAATTTACTATGCAGAGTATATCAAAAACGATTGCACTAATTTATGCCCTTGAGCATATTGGATCCAAAATAGTATTCAGTAAGGTAGGTATGGAGCCTTCAGGAGATCCATTTAACTCCATGGCTAAGCTTGAGACTAAAGATAAATATCCATCCAATCCATTTATAAATGCCGGAGCAATTACGGTGGCAGGCTTGATTGCTGATAAATATGAATTTGAAGATTATTTAGCTTTTACTCGTCGACTATGTGGAAGAGATTCTATTGAGGTAGATGAAAACGTATACAAATCAGAAAGTGAAACTGGCATGTTAAATCGTTCTATGGCATTCTTTATGAAAAATAATGGCATTATTGAAACAGATGTTGAAAAGACATTAGAATTTTATTTTAAAATGTGCTCAGTTAAGGTAAATACAGATGATCTTTCTAATTATGCATCTATCTTATCCTATGGCGGTGTAGAGCCTAAATCAGGAATTAGACTGATTGACAAAGAAGTTTTGATAGTTACGAAGTCGCTTATGGCAACTTGCGGAATGTATGATGGATCAGGGGAATTTGCCATAAGAGTTGGAATGCCAGCTAAAAGTGGAGTAGGTGGAGGAATAATCGCTTCCGCTGAAAACAAGATGGGGATTAGTGTCTTTGGTCCTGCACTAGATGTTCAGGGAAATAGTATAGGAGGATATCATTTTCTAGAGTACCTATCAAAAGAATTAGGTCTACACTACTTTAGTGGTGAATTAGCTCAAAAATATAGAAAGAAGGTGATATAA